The DNA segment ataaaataaaacagttttgattacaaccactcattctaccaaattataaaattaacagactcgaaaagggaaATTAACAGACTCTGACTCAAAACAAGACCAACAGACTCTGACATAAAGGTGAAAACAACAAACTCGAAAACCAACTAATAGactccaataaaagaaaatacaggcTCGCAtacagactaacagactccaatgaaaattatgaatacattaatgcctcaaatgctcctagGGCCCGCGGGatatcattcggtctcgccacgggcctatatgcaagatccctttgaagcctctccaaaTCATTCATTATCTGTCGGACAAACGCCATCACTGCCACGAAgaaagtggtgcgagtcatatcctcatatGCTTGccatttcacaacaatgtagtcggcaatggctctGACCCGCTCTCGAATTCTACCCTTTTCTTGAAGCAGACGCCCGACCTgttgattccgggcttctaaTACCTGAGCAtcatggagatgttgattttgcaactgttgcatttcttcctccaaccgagccatcaaatcataacagtgttccctatcagATTTGAAATCTTTAGCCCGtttggctgcctcattctcaagagtagttacttttcttttcaggctggtgattgtcccttcatactttctctttatttgttgcacaaactgtgCCCGCGCTTTTGCATTTTCCGCCAATTGAGCCCGGAGTTTCGCTAgactggcctcagacttttctaggtcatcttgatactcaagggctttctttttcagactgcttataagcctttcatccacTCGgtttctttccgggtttctatcAGTTATTTTCATCTtacggatttgagctttgagggcttcattttcctgagttaattttttcttctctccctcatCTGCGACGGCTTGTAAACCATTTTCAAACAGAAGATCCATGACCTGCCTTTCCAGCCTGCTTATGGTGGCTcagtactcattttctttggtcaaccagtcccattgcacatGTGCTTCGTggtaaattgttggacatggggtttctttgcgggcctttcgggcttatgatgaactcgggatcttttaccataccaagcagtgtaactaggctccacctcgcctctggataaatctcgtacttgagttctaggctctaagaatctgcactgatgccaaatccgacaCATTCTTTCTTCTGGAAGAGCGGcttttggttccaactcaataacctgccgactcaaatcctcatcgtgtgggatggtctggtatcgacCTAACTGGTGTAGAACTtggtgcggagcataaggctggatactccgaagacccattaaCAACAGAAAGcatacctcagccgacatataaattACCTCACcgaccgagagccacccgaatgtccattcgatcttatttgcagtcaaagatctcaaatgagcatgccatgcttccgtaccatccgggaactcataaccctctaccagtttttcatgtttttcaatgcactcgaggccagtcataccacaattcaagtatccaggatggtggcaaaggtgttcctccatccataattgtaacagcatattgcacccttcaaagaactttctcccttctcgacaaagggtcagagctcggtaaatttctgtcAAAATTATCGGCACtatggtcccatttgcctttttcatcataaagtcttATATCCCCACgagtcccaactctatgttcccgtcttttctgggGCAGATCAAAGTACCCAGGAACGCCattatgaaagctaatcctctccgagcttcccacttatcttggtttctcgcgtgagtaagaccggtatctggcgtcTCGAaaccacggggattcccgtaacgttggtacaaaaagtagaaggtacagaatcctttggccaaatttccgtctcggatgtcccgactgattcttaacaagtccaaaaatttgtgagggattactgttctcggtgctaccgggtattgatttctaagattcccctcGAAACCGGTGTAGCCTGCTATCTTTTCCAGTGTAGGAGTTATCTCaaaatcagcaaagtggaatacattatgtgctgggtcccaaaatggtatcaaggcctcaattatgtcctttctcggcttaaccttcaagagcccgacaagaccacccaacgcttttgtcacagcttttctgctattgtcccccaaatcatgccaccacatatgtagctcaacgggatctcttcacggacggAGAAAgtttcattttgaattgtgctcatcctgcacatttattaaggtaattTTAATTAATAGAAAACTATGAATCATTTTaactcaagaaaaatgaccattttttcaaaatttccacaaaaATATCCGGCTTTGCCAATACGGTCTTTCAGCACTCCGAAAataaagattttaaggctgtgttcgcTAACCggcaaaaaccttgaaaaatgaccaaaggtggctattcttgcaaaacgaccttccggcgcccttttggggacatttggctattttagacaagaatggcatcaccttacttatttgtaataaaattaaaatttttgttctttttgggctatttttgcaaaaaggaagttggacccgatgggagttgcctacgtatctcacaccttgtgagaatcaaactggcgtagttcgggcaaataaaataaaaccaactattttcaaaacaaaaccttttctttttcatttcatttttctcgaaaaattcggtagagtttcagtaccatttggacattggttttcccaAAACAAGTGATTTaactcacttaaccctcacattgCTATTTTTTTCCCACTTTCTCccattattcaaaagccggtcaacatgcaaatccaaatcaaataaatgcacaagaagcaagtaagatgcatcagaatggtcttttcattttgatacacctgtcctagacagacccaacccctatgttgagtctccaaagtcagatgcacatgatgcagataagcgttcctactagggattcggcatgaggatttgttatactaggtttaaagcctgggtttattgttctatacctggcttacccgagcggccaactcgagccgaggggggcagcgtaccgggaatacagaagtttcaccggctttacaacttgtccaaacctcgttctaaatttgggatatgactcttaacagaagagaagtcacacgaagtgcatacTCCTctatgatttagaagacttagagagaagaagggtttcgtagcagtttatatacagttcacagaatatcaaagcggtaaagcaacatttagcacattaggcccaaacatgtaacaaaatcagataataaatgaagccaactataacaattcatctaagctcgaattctgaactctgaaccagagattctgggttcgatccccagcagagtcgccagagctgtcacacctccttttaaccTCCACCCCAGAAGGGAGTTTATTCCAACttgaagtgacaatcgaaacgagattattttatttaaagattcagagtcgccacttgggataatttatggtgtcccaagtcaccgttttaaatcccgaatcgaggaaagattgactctgtattacagtccgcgaacacaaaaatttgggtaaggaattctattaacccgggagaatgtgttaggcttTCCCGAGTTttatggttctagcacggtcgctcaactgttataattggcctattatcttatTTTAGTATATGTTTTAGCCTATAGTTCGATTTTAaccttataaccgcttttatttcaTTTTAAGAAGAATTCAACGTTATACAAAACATGCCTTTGAATCataccacatgaaatgcacccgcgatccgcgacatattttatttaacgttgtcaAGATTTGGAtatgggtcacatgaaatgcacacccgagtttaggaatgtaaATTGTTAAAATAATGTGCCTAAAGTAAATAtgtgtttgcaactttgcgagggccacagAAATTTCACTAGATGACACACCTCGGATTCTAAGGATTAAATCAAAATTagttaagcgagggccatgcaattgtcattttgtttggcacggcacCTCAATTACAATTCTAAAAGGGAATGCAAACTAAGTtttggagggccataaactattttattgtctaatatggcacacctccaaTCAACTTTTAAAAGAGTTAAAGTTAATTAAAAAAGAAGCCTCAAGGAGTTCAAAAGGCCCTTCATACTAAAGTTAAACTCAAAATGCGGAATGAATGAGCAAACGTCCATTCCTATTTCAGATCTGGGCGAAAAGGGAGCCCAACACTTTGTTGCGAATGCTACTAAACTATTGATCTCTTGAGTGGCTTAAGCTAAACTCCAAAATAAGGCCCAATTCGAGAACACAGTACACTTATAACGCTGGGACTCAGGATCGAGTCCCTGCGATGGCATGAGGCAGCACACATACATATTGGAATTAATTTGATCCTATGAAGCATACACGCAAGTACTATTTAACTTTCAGGTTTGACTGTTTCAGCAAGACATGAATAAATCGTCATTTTTTAAGACTCAAAATTTGGCAATCAACAAGTAATCATGCTTGAATCCATTCGTTGATTTTTAAAACTAATTCTTCAGAGAGCATTTCCATGCTATTTGAGACATTTGCTCCAAATGGGTGACTGGCTAACGACAAGTTTGCAAGCTAATTTAGTAGACACTAATAATCTGGACTTTACCTCAAGCTAGATGTGCTTACCAAACATCACACAAATAAATCAATGTGAATTTACAAACCATTATTCAGCATTTAACGAACTtaaaagaaattcaaaaaaattccAGAACCAATCTCGACTTCCCTTCGAACCTTCCTCATCCTCAAAGAGCTCAACATAGTCACAAAAAGAGAAGCACTTAAACCGAGATCAAAAACTATGCAGGGGCAGATTTTATCATGATTGCTggaaaataacctcaataactcATAATTAACATGTATTTAACAACCATGACTATGGAACCAAAACTAAACACTTCAACCAGTACACTGCAACTCACAGTCCATATTTAATGCTCTTTACAGAGTCCATGACAATCTCTATTCAACTGCATCCTCATAAGTTCAAGTCTAAACTTAACAAAACAGAATGAAAGGCACACAAAGCTATACTAAAACAAAACAAGAACCAGATTTAAACTAAACAGATAGTAGAAAAACTTGTATTGATTATTGCTCCAATTTGAATTACAGAAGTTCATAGTTACACTTCACATGATGACAGATCCAAAGCGTACCTGaaaattgaaatataaaccaAAGGGTGAGGAATCAACAGTAGTATTGGCAGAAATCAGCACCAGCAACACTCAGTAAACCAATTTCAAACCCCAGAAAATGATGTGCAACAATCCAGAAATCAGTTTCGATCGAACAGTGACCcaaacttcaaaccaaacttctaCAACCCAAGTTCAATCCATTCTATCCCCGAATGAGAAACCAttgttttcagaaattgaaaaaaatcagaaatcacTGAGgcaactcaatgaaacagtaaaaaccagccatttttatttttctcaattttttatcTCTGAATCTCTGCCTTGAATGCCAAGTTAGACCTAACGGCTAAGCCAGGCCTGGACTCAAAACTTAATTCAAGTCCCTTGGAGTGAATTCTGAAATGGATTCAAAGCCCAAACGGCATAATGACTCAAACCCAGATTTAGCAAATTATGGCAAATGGTAAAGAAACAACTGAATAGTTTTCACAAAATTTAAAACCTGAGCTAAAATACTAGTTAatgcaaaattaaactaatttatCACATCAACCTAATTAGTTTAAACTAAATGTCTAAATAAAGAATATGAACACAGAATTTATCAAGCAAGACCAAACGAAAATCAAGGGATAAACCTGAAAAAGAACAAACTGAAAAAGAACAGACGGAACAAGGTTTTAGCTTGGCTAGAAATTTTGGTCGATTTTCAATTGAATTAtccagagaaaagaagaagagaagaataaaaatagaagaacgaaccaaagaaaagaaagaaactcactGACTCGGCTCGCACTCATGACTGCCTCTCCGATTAAAGCCCCAATATAGTATCAATCGcctgttctttgtcaagaacatgCGACTAATGTTACTTTGTGGTAAAATCGGCACCATAACACTCGTGAATACTAATATACTAAACAACCCCCCACTTCCAGGTCGTCTAATCTAACAAATTCAACGGCCCAGATCGAGGGCcttcaaaacggggtcgtttgacCAAGTGGGAATCAGACCGGGTATTGGGAGCGGGTTTGGGCCGGAATTGGGATGGGTTTGAGGGCAAAATCAATTGGGCCTGGGGAATTTAAATAGATATGGCCCGATTAAGACTCCTTTCTATTTCACTTCAATTTTTTTATTCATTTCTCTTTTTtaattccttcttcttcttttttcaaaattaaaaataaaacctaaattaaaattgaaaatcaaaTTAACCGATCAAATTGGATTAATTAACTCATAATAACCACgattaattaaaaaccaaattaaagtaaaactaccaaaattcaaaactaaaattaaaagtgtgaaaataaattatttttgtgatttttccatttctaTAGGACaattaaattactaattaattttaGAATGcatgattaaatcctaaatgcgaatgcaacatattttgtattttttattaattaaataaagataaacatgcacagacaaatgcagaCAATAACAAAATATGCTacaaaaatccacgaaattgcaaacaatggaaaaactattttgttttaaatttgtgggagtaattcatatagggcaaaaatcacgtgctcacagctagcattttggaagaaatttcataagtttggtttgaagtgcatttcagtattatcgatgtccgtttgggattctgaatctgggagtagctccgtatggtgattctggagtcgggagtgcgatcggaagtgaattcagaggtccgtaggtcattttggagccattcagctaaagatagaaatttgaaggtttttgagaagtttgaccggaagtggactttttgatatcagggtcggaattcgatttcggaagttagagtaggtccgtaatgtcgaatatgacttgtgt comes from the Nicotiana sylvestris chromosome 4, ASM39365v2, whole genome shotgun sequence genome and includes:
- the LOC138890235 gene encoding uncharacterized protein — encoded protein: MDLLFENGLQAVADEGEKKKLTQENEALKAQIRKMKITDRNPERNRVDERLISSLKKKALEYQDDLEKSEASLAKLRAQLAENAKARAQFVQQIKRKYEGTITSLKRKVTTLENEAAKRAKDFKSDREHCYDLMARLEEEMQQLQNQHLHDAQVLEARNQQVGRLLQEKGRIRERVRAIADYIVVKWQAYEDMTRTTFFVAVMAFVRQIMNDLERLQRDLAYRPVARPNDIPRALGAFEALMYS